TATCTTTGATAAAATCAGGGGAAAGTTCAGAAAGACTATCTGAAGTTTTTCTATATCTATCTTTGTACTATGAAAAAAAGTATAAACTTAAACAAAAACTTATAAGTTTATTAACTTATCCCTTTATTTTATTGTCGGTTACAGTTATAGTTTTAATTTTTCTTTTGAATAATGTTATACCGACATTTTTGGATATTTTTGAAGATAGCAATATTGAATTACCTGCCATTACAAAGTTTTTAGTTAAAAGCATTGATTTTGTTAAATATAATTATCTTTATATTATTTTAGGAATCTTGGTTTTTATCATATTGCTAAAACGAATTTCAAAAAAATATAAAGTTAGAAGATTTTTTGGAAAATTGCTATTTAAAATTCCATATATAAAATCGCATTATCAAAACTATATAACTTCTGTAATTGCAAAAAACTTTACTATCTTGCTTAATGGAAATATAAATATAGTTGACAGTTTAGAGATAATAAAAAATTCTACTAGAAATGTATTTATACAAGAACATTTGGATAGAGCAATTTTGGAAATAAAAAACGGTAATTTGATTTCAAAATCTTTAAATGATGAATTAATTTTTAATCCCGCATTTATAAACATGCTTGCAATAGGAGAAAGTAGTGAAAATTTAGTTGAAATATTAGAGAGTGCAACGGAATACTATGATTCAAAAATAAATTATTCAGTTGATAAAATTTTACAGTATTTACAACCTTTAATTATAGTTTTAATCTCCTTATTTGTAGCATTCATTGTATTTGCAATAGCTATTCCAATTTTTGATTTATCAAACGGAATAAGTATAGAATAATTATTTTAATGGAGGTAATATATGAGAGCATTACTTGTAATTGATTTACAGAAAGGAATAATAAGTCAAAGAGATTGTAGTAATGAAATAGATAAAATTAGATGGTTGATTGAGGATTTTAAATGTAAGAATATGCCAATTATTTTTACCAAACATCTTGATGAAAATGTTGAAAGTCCTTTATATAAAAATTGTGAAGGGATTGAAATAATAGATAATTTGGATATAAACGCAAAATATATAGTTGAAAAAAGTAAGCCAGATTCATTTTTCAATACTAATCTTGAAAAAATTTTAAAAAATGAAGGTATCACTGAATTGGTTGTTTGTGGCTTTAATACTGAATATTGTTGTTTGTTTACTTCTATAGTTGCAGCTGATAAAAATTTTAAGGTCTATTTTATAGAAGATGCAACCGGAACGGTTTGTGATGAAAATACTTACGAAATGCCCGGATTGGATATTCAAGATTTTATAGGGTCAATACTAAATTGGTCAAATATGGTAAATGTTTTGTATTTAGATGAATATAAAGAAGAATTTATTTAATAAATTTTTAATTAAAGTAAAGCAAGTTATTTTAAAACTAACTTGCTTTTTTGCTATATATAACTTTATTATTAATATAATTAGGTCCAGCATTATTCTTGAAAATTATTAACATAAGTTGTATAATTTAATTAACGACGAAAACGTCTTTAAGTTATATAATTATTTAAAATATAATTTTTAAGGCTTGTTATTAATAATAAATATCGATAAGAAAATAATTAATTTTTATGTAGCGACTAAATTTTATAATCTTTTTTATAATTAAGTACTTTAGTTATTCACATTTCTTTTCTAATATGATACAATATATGTGAGAAAATTTTGGAGGAAATTTGTTGAGTAGAGAAAAAATATATGTAAAAAACCATTATAGATATGATGCGATATTTGTATTTTCTATTTTAGCGATGTCTGTAGGCTTTCTTTTTGACAGTCCTAAAGAAATTTTATACGGATATATTAATATTTTAAAATCTCCAAGTCATTTACTTACTGATTACATGGCGGTAGGAGGAATAGGAGCAACATTTTTAAATGCTGGTCTTCTTATGTTGCTTGCGTCTTTTGTATTGTGGAAAAGACAGCAGTTGTTGACAGGTCCTATTATAGCAGCACTTTTTACGCTTTTTGGTTTTTCTCTTTTTGGAAAAAATCTATTTAATACAATTCCAATAACTTTTGGAGTTTACCTTTATGGTAAAATCGAAGGGTTAAAATTTAATACATTGACAATGAATAGTCTGTTTGGAACAGCTCTCGGTCCTGTTGTAAGTTATTTATGTTTTGGAATAGGGCTTCCGTTTTTTAAAGGATTACTTATTTCTTATGCAGTTGGGATTTTTATTGGAATGATTATTCCTGCACTCTCTGCATCATTTTTACGTTTCCATCAAGGTTACAGCCTATATAATATTGGTTTTACATGTGGGGTTATTGGCCTTTTCATTCAAGGGGTTTTTAAATCTTTTAATTTAGAAGTAAAAAATGTAAATGTTGTAAGTGATGGAAATTTACGAATTGCAATTATAATGTATATATTTTTTACTATAGTTTTTGTTTTAGGATTTTATCTAAATGGATTTAGTTTTAAAAATTTAGGAAATTTATTAAAGAATAGTGGTAGGGCTCCATCTGATTTTGGGAATATTTATGGTAGAGGTGTCAGCATGATTAATATGTCTGCACTTGGAATTATATATACTACTTATGTGTTAATTATGAATCAACCTTTAAACGGACCGGTTCTTGGTGGTATATTTACTATTTTTGGTTTTGGAATATTCGGTAAACATATTAGAAATGTATTACCTATTCTTGTAGGAACATTAATTGCGTACTTTTTAAATATTTATGATCCACATAGTGTTTCTGCAACAGTTACTATTTTATTTGCAACAAATTTAGCCCCGGTTGCTGGAGAGTATGGTTTTATTGCTGGAATATTTGCAGGCTTCTGCCATGTATCAATTGTTTCTAGTGTTGGTGTCTTGCATGGAGGCTTAAACCTTTATAACAATGGCTTTTCAGGAGGCTTTGTAGCAGCAACATTAGTTCCAATTTTTGAGTCAATTAGAAATTCGAGATTTTTTTATAATAAAGGAGAGGAATAATTTTGAATACAATAAAAAATGAAGAAAATTGTGCTAAGTTAATAGTTAGTGGACTTGTTCATTATTATTTTAGTAAAAGAGTTCAAAATTTAAAAATAGATTTTAAAATAGAAAAAGATTCCCTAAGAGTTATTGCTGAGGGAAATGTTAAAATAAAGCCAAAAGATTTAGAAGAATTAAATAGAATTTCGAATTCTGCAAGACTTCCTGAGTTTGAAAATTATTATGATAATTTAATAGGATTAGGAAGCAATTCAAGTGACATATCAAATATAGATGCATTAGGCTCTATGGTTGATGAAGCTATAGTTTCTTATTCCGATGATGGTCTTTTGACTATTTTATTAGTTAGAAATTTCTAGCCTTTAGTATTTGGTGAATTGTACATATTAGTTTATTGTCTTGCTCTATGGGGTATTACAATTATGCTAAATAAAACTACTATAAGGAGTAACATATATGAAAATATTAGAGGTAAAGGATCTTCATGTTAATGTTGGAGATAAAGAAATTTTAAAAGGTATAGATTTAGATATTTTTGAAGGAAAGGTTCATGTTATTATGGGACCTAATGGTGCAGGAAAATCTACTCTTACTAATTCAATTATGGCTCATCCAAACTATGAAGTTACAAAAGGCGACATATTTTTCAAGGGCGAAAACATAAATGAATTAAGAGCTGATGAAAGAGCAAAACTTGGAATGTTTATGTCTTTTCAAAATCCTGAAGAAGTACCTGGAGTTACTGTTTCTAATTTTATTAGAGCTGCAAGAATGTCAATAACAGGAGAAAAAGAAAGTGTTGTTGAGTTTCAAAAAGAGCTTGAAGAAAAAATGGAAAGTTTAACAATGGATACTTCCTATGCTCAAAGATATTTGAATGTTGGTTTTTCAGGTGGTGAAAAGAAAAAGACAGAGATTTTACAAATGGTAATGTTAAATCCTACATTTGTAATGTTGGATGAAACAGATTCAGGTCTTGACATTGACGCTGTTAGAATTGTTTCAGAAAATGTTGAAAAATTTAAAAATGAAAATAAATCAATTTTAATCATAACTCATCATAGAGCAATATTATCAAGAATTAAACCGGATTATGTTCATGTTTTATATGATGGTAAAATTGTTAAAACATCAGATGCTTCTTTGATTGATAAAATTCAAAAAGAAGGTTATTTATGGATTGAACAAGAGGTGTAGTTATGACATCAGAAAGAAAAAAAACACAAGTAGAAGAAATGGACAGAGGTGTCTATGATATAAAAAACGAGGTAAGATACTCTTCAAAAACAGAAAAAGGCTTAACTCGTGATATTGTTAAACAAATTTCTAAGGAGAAAAATGAACCAGATTGGATGTTAGATTTAAGACTTAAAGCTTTGGAAGTTTTTGAAAAGTCTAAAAATCCAAATTGGGGACCTGATTTATCTCCTGTTGATATAAATGAAATTACAACTTATATCAGTCCAGATGCGAAAATGAGTGGAGATTGGAATGAATTACCTGAAGATATTAAGGGTACATTTGATGCTCTTGGAATTCCGGAAGCTGAATATAAGAGAGAACTTTCAGGGGTTGGAGCTCAATATGACAGTGAAGTTGTTTATCATAGCTTAACTGAAAAAATGAAAAATCAAGGTGTAATCTACACTGATTTTGAAACTGCCGTAAGAGAATATCCTGATATAATAAAAGAATATTTTATGACTTGCATAAAGCCTGAAGATCATAGATATGCTGCATTACATTATGCAGTTTGGAGTGGTGGCTCCTTTGTTTATGTTCCAAAGGGAGTTAATGTAAGTATTCCACTACAATCATATTTCAGACTTAATGCACCGGGTGCGGGACAATTTGAACATACTTTAATTATCATTGAGGAAGGAGCTTATTGTCATTTTATCGAAGGCTGTTCAGCTCCAAAATATAATGTTTTAAATGTTCATGCTGGAGCGGTTGAACTTTTTGTAAAGAAAAATGCAACTTTAAGATATTCTACAATTGAAAACTGGTCAAGAAATATGTATAACTTAAATACAAAAAGAGCAATTGTTGATGAAAATGGAACTATTGAATGGGTTTCTGGATCCTTTGGCTCAAAGGTAAGTTTACTATATCCGATGAGTGTATTGAGAGGAGAAGGAGCAAAGAGTGAATTTACAGGAATCACTTTTGCAGGTAAAGATCAGTACTTAGATACAGGAGCAAAAGTTATTCATGCTGCTCCAAGAACAAGCTCATCAATAAATTCAAAATCCATATCAAAGGGTAATGGAGTTGCTATTTACAGAGGACTTGTAAGTGTAAAACCAAATTGTCCAGGTTGTAAATCAACTGTAACTTGTGAATCTTTGATGTTGGATCAAGAATCTCAATCAGATACAATCCCTGTAATAGATATTCAAACATCAGATATTGACTTAGGTCATGAAGCAAAAATTGGTAGAATTGACGATGATGTAATTTTCTATCTAATGAGTCGTGGTATTCCTGAAGAAGAGGCAAAAGCCATGATTGTTAGAGGTTTTGCTGAACCGATTGCAAAGGAATTACCTTTAGAATATGCTGTTGAAATGAATGCTTTGATTAATCTAGAACTTGAAGGAACTATTGGTTAGGGGGTGTCTGTATGAGAGGAAATTTTATACCAAGTAATACTTGGAATGCAACAAGAGTTAATAATACAGAAGTACAATTACCTAATTTAAATCCAAAAGAGTATTCTTTAATTAAGAGTGAAAGCAAAAATCTTATTTTTTCTTATGAAAAATTTTCTTTTTCAAATGAAATAACTGAAAAATTAAATGAATTTACAAATCTTAAATTGGATTTTGTTTCAACAAAAGAAAATTCTTTAAATCAAGTTGTTTCGTTAGAATTAAATGAAGAAAATAATCAATTAG
Above is a genomic segment from Parvimonas micra containing:
- a CDS encoding type II secretion system F family protein; this encodes MSFKEKVFNILNMEIGNKHNLLDLSISLKEAGLLLKSNINTAETINLLSKTSPNKNLKKIFSEVYENLLQGHDLYNSFLKVNKFDNLFLSLIKSGESSERLSEVFLYLSLYYEKKYKLKQKLISLLTYPFILLSVTVIVLIFLLNNVIPTFLDIFEDSNIELPAITKFLVKSIDFVKYNYLYIILGILVFIILLKRISKKYKVRRFFGKLLFKIPYIKSHYQNYITSVIAKNFTILLNGNINIVDSLEIIKNSTRNVFIQEHLDRAILEIKNGNLISKSLNDELIFNPAFINMLAIGESSENLVEILESATEYYDSKINYSVDKILQYLQPLIIVLISLFVAFIVFAIAIPIFDLSNGISIE
- a CDS encoding isochorismatase family cysteine hydrolase encodes the protein MRALLVIDLQKGIISQRDCSNEIDKIRWLIEDFKCKNMPIIFTKHLDENVESPLYKNCEGIEIIDNLDINAKYIVEKSKPDSFFNTNLEKILKNEGITELVVCGFNTEYCCLFTSIVAADKNFKVYFIEDATGTVCDENTYEMPGLDIQDFIGSILNWSNMVNVLYLDEYKEEFI
- a CDS encoding DUF1576 domain-containing protein; translation: MSREKIYVKNHYRYDAIFVFSILAMSVGFLFDSPKEILYGYINILKSPSHLLTDYMAVGGIGATFLNAGLLMLLASFVLWKRQQLLTGPIIAALFTLFGFSLFGKNLFNTIPITFGVYLYGKIEGLKFNTLTMNSLFGTALGPVVSYLCFGIGLPFFKGLLISYAVGIFIGMIIPALSASFLRFHQGYSLYNIGFTCGVIGLFIQGVFKSFNLEVKNVNVVSDGNLRIAIIMYIFFTIVFVLGFYLNGFSFKNLGNLLKNSGRAPSDFGNIYGRGVSMINMSALGIIYTTYVLIMNQPLNGPVLGGIFTIFGFGIFGKHIRNVLPILVGTLIAYFLNIYDPHSVSATVTILFATNLAPVAGEYGFIAGIFAGFCHVSIVSSVGVLHGGLNLYNNGFSGGFVAATLVPIFESIRNSRFFYNKGEE
- the sufC gene encoding Fe-S cluster assembly ATPase SufC; amino-acid sequence: MKILEVKDLHVNVGDKEILKGIDLDIFEGKVHVIMGPNGAGKSTLTNSIMAHPNYEVTKGDIFFKGENINELRADERAKLGMFMSFQNPEEVPGVTVSNFIRAARMSITGEKESVVEFQKELEEKMESLTMDTSYAQRYLNVGFSGGEKKKTEILQMVMLNPTFVMLDETDSGLDIDAVRIVSENVEKFKNENKSILIITHHRAILSRIKPDYVHVLYDGKIVKTSDASLIDKIQKEGYLWIEQEV
- the sufB gene encoding Fe-S cluster assembly protein SufB, whose product is MTSERKKTQVEEMDRGVYDIKNEVRYSSKTEKGLTRDIVKQISKEKNEPDWMLDLRLKALEVFEKSKNPNWGPDLSPVDINEITTYISPDAKMSGDWNELPEDIKGTFDALGIPEAEYKRELSGVGAQYDSEVVYHSLTEKMKNQGVIYTDFETAVREYPDIIKEYFMTCIKPEDHRYAALHYAVWSGGSFVYVPKGVNVSIPLQSYFRLNAPGAGQFEHTLIIIEEGAYCHFIEGCSAPKYNVLNVHAGAVELFVKKNATLRYSTIENWSRNMYNLNTKRAIVDENGTIEWVSGSFGSKVSLLYPMSVLRGEGAKSEFTGITFAGKDQYLDTGAKVIHAAPRTSSSINSKSISKGNGVAIYRGLVSVKPNCPGCKSTVTCESLMLDQESQSDTIPVIDIQTSDIDLGHEAKIGRIDDDVIFYLMSRGIPEEEAKAMIVRGFAEPIAKELPLEYAVEMNALINLELEGTIG